GATGCGCTTCGGGAAGCGTGCGTTCTTTACTTCGGTGCGTGCCGCGCAGCAGGGACACGACATCGAGGAGGTCGTCAAGTCCGCCTCCATGCTGGCCCAGAAACGGATCGGTGCCCTCATGGTGTTCGAGCGGGATGCCGATCTAGGCGAGTTCATCGAACACGGTACCGTGCTCGACGCGGCCGTGAGCAAAGAGATGCTCTACAGCGTGTTCGTGCCGAGCTTCGAAAACCCGCTGCACGACGGCGCGGTCATCATCCGCGAAGGGCGCGTGTGGCAGGCGGGAGCCGTCCTTCCTCTGACCGCCCGACCCAAGTTGGACCGGTCGCTTGGGACGCGGCACCGGGCTGCCGTGGGCTTGACCGAGGAAACCGATGCCGTGGTCGTGGTGGTTTCGGAGGAGCGGGGCTCGATGAGCTTGTGCTTCAACGGCAATATGGTGCGCGATCTCGATGCAGCGTCGTTGCGAAAGGCACTGCGCGGCCTGTTTTATCAGGAGACCAAGAAGAAGAAGAAGCCGGCCAAGGAAGAGCAAAGCGCGGGCGTGCGGGCTTCGGCGAAGGCGAACGAAGCGCCGAGCGCGCGCCCGGCCGAGGAGAAGGCCGGGGAGGTGCCTTGATGGCAGAGCGGGCGTCCCGGGTGAGCCCTCTGTGGGCCGCGCTGAGCGACAACCTTGGGCTCAAGCTGATTTCCCTGGCGCTGGCGGTTGTCCTGTTCTCGCTGGCCAGAGGTTCGGAAGCTGCACAGCGCTCGGTGTTCGTTGATGTGGCGGCGATTCACCCTTCGGGGGACTCGAGCAAGGTGCTCATCAGTGAGCTTCCCGACAAGGTGAAAGTGACCCTGCGTGGAAGCCGGGCGCGTTTGAAC
This genomic stretch from Pseudomonadota bacterium harbors:
- the cdaA gene encoding diadenylate cyclase CdaA; amino-acid sequence: IGIGLGAVFIVYQASRRLGLLTLYEMLDTLLTSLVLIIVVIFQNDIRRALMRFGKRAFFTSVRAAQQGHDIEEVVKSASMLAQKRIGALMVFERDADLGEFIEHGTVLDAAVSKEMLYSVFVPSFENPLHDGAVIIREGRVWQAGAVLPLTARPKLDRSLGTRHRAAVGLTEETDAVVVVVSEERGSMSLCFNGNMVRDLDAASLRKALRGLFYQETKKKKKPAKEEQSAGVRASAKANEAPSARPAEEKAGEVP